Within the Nicotiana tabacum cultivar K326 chromosome 11, ASM71507v2, whole genome shotgun sequence genome, the region CTCTTAATTCTAAGGTTCATTCATGTCaaatttgcatgtctagccacttttggccacattgGCCATTCTTGCAAAATAGGGTTATTTTCGCAAGAGTGGCTCAATTACCCATGTCTTATGATCTTGAGTTTATAACTCGGTGTCATATCACTTTAAGGTCCATCCATGTCGTGTTTGCATCCCTAGCCACatttggccacatcggccatttttgcaaaaagggtCCATTTCCGCAAAGTAATTTTTAAGACCATGATTGTCGGGATATTAGAGTCATGTAAGCTTTAAATGGAGTATTTCTCATGCATTAGGGGTCAACTTTGTCAAGTTTGCGCTAATAGCCACTTTCAGCCACTTAGGCCATTTTGCAAATATAGCCCAGTTGTGTCCTGCATTTGTCCACTAGGAAATATGGTGGGGTCACGTAGTGTCCCGAGTCGCTAACCATGTTTGCTTCATTCAGGTATGGACCCGCTGATTCGATCCAAAGTGCTAATGGTAGTAAAGATTCCTAGGAAGTTGATCAAGTGGTGGAAAACGTTTTCATCGTTAAAGCAGTATGAGTTAATGCAAAAATTGGGCACCCTAAATTCCCTTCTTGATATCACACCCCGCCCTGACTTAGTGGAGGCGATGCTGACTTATTGGGATCCGCAAAATTTGATTTTCAAATTTGGAGAGTGTGAGATGACTCCTACCTTGGCGGAAATGTTTGGTCTCACTCGTTTAAGCTATATATGCAAGGACATGATACTTCCCCGAGACCACTCTAGGACAAGATTCCTCAGCGACCTGGGCCTGAAAGATAATAAGCATTTAAAATGTCTCGAGCAGTCTTGGATATCCTTGGATTATTTGTTTGCTAGATTTGGACCACAGGATAGTTTTGATATCTTTTGGGATGAGTTATGCACAACCAAGGCAAAGTGGCAACGACGTCGCCTCGAAGCTTTCAGCCTTGCTTTGTTGGGATTATTGGTTTTTCCATTAGATGAGAGGCACATTAGTACCCGTCTACAGTCAGTGGTAATGGCACTATTTCATGAGAAGCAACGCAAAACCGTTACCGTTGTGCCGATGATCTTAGCAGAGTTGTATCGAGCCCTGAGTGAGGTTAGGGGAGGTGTCAGATATTTTGAGGGAAGTAACCTTTTGCTACAGTTGTGGATGATGGAGCATTTGCACACCGCTTCCTTACTTTGTCCCATCGATCGTGCCTTGAGGGATCGGGTGGTATGCATCGAACGCAGGATGAAATCTCCTAAGTTTACGTACCCAGTAGGCGTCACGGCTTGGATTGAGTTCCTTGGTTTGAGGACAAATGGGAATATTTTGTGGACTTACCTTTGGCTACCTTTGGATGATATCTTGGTAGGGTGCCTCATGTAgcctttcctgatactgatggGACTCAAGTGTGTTAGGCCGTACACTCATGTTAGGGTAATGTGGCAATTGGGCAGAAGACAAGAGGAGCCTCCAACTTTGAACCTTCGAAGGCACATCATAAATTTTAGCAAAAAGGCGGCTGATGAAATCAAGTATGTGCAATACTGGAACAATGcaaagaggatgaagaaaaataCATTAGCAGAGGATGTTGGCAGGCCCGAGTGTACTCAGGAGTACTTGATTTGGTTACAGTCCGTCCCGCCAGGGGTCAGCATCCCATTGCCAGCCCAACTCAGGGGTCGGCAGTTCAGACAGATGATTTTGGGGAGGCATCGGACCAAGATCCCTGGGATAAGCTTGAGTTGATAAAGTCTCAGTTAGCGGGATTGACAGCAAACGTGGAGCAGCATAGCCAGTATTTGTTTAGGGTCAGCCTTCAAGATGCGGGGGCACACGCCAGGGCCTTTATTTACAACATCGGTGTTTCTTTACGAGGCATGttacagagtttgagcatgacgtACAGCTCAGGACCATCCCGGTCAGGACAGTCATAttcaggagcagcttgaggagtcattctatttaggtgttttgagattgtcttatgttgtcttttactttcGTGTCTTGTCTAGAAGTATCGAGTCCTTTAGGTAATGTCAGAGTCTGTCGTAGTGTAGTTGAGTCTGTCATGTCTTTCATTATTGTATTTCCCTTTGTATTTTAATATCGAaaagttttaaatgaaaaatcccaaaaagattttgttttcaatttattttccacCACTtctccagaactacgcttggtctgattcatgagggacatgatacgtaggcaacctacatcaggttcgatcaaatcatttttggttcaaaataaaaagagaaagaaaaagaaaagagtgataagaggtgttggaaaagaaagagaagaaaggattGAAATGAGCAAATTGAGATGATGTCATATGACCTTGCGACCCCCAAAGACATTTTAGAACCATTGATTGTTGCTTGGTGCATTGCACGTaatgtgatattattatttgataaatgctctaacgctaacgtggtggttttgtgttgttgtccTCTGTTATCTCTATTAAGTttcaggaaggtggttagtttgttggcatcctggcaagtcatccatacaacacccgatcaaagcgTCAAACAGTCATGGTTAGCAAGGAAACAGACACTGGAGTTGTATACTCACCAAGGGAGATTGTTGAGTCGGAATCGGAACTGCAAGAGGAGGTCCGGAGGTTGAAGcatcagatggcagaaatgtattAAGCCTGGATTAAGGGACATCCTCCACCCTCGTTCCCTACCAACTACACAGAAAACCCTGCTTCCATTCCACCACTCTCTCAATCCCAGATGCCCAATACCATTGATCTTTCCCCACAACACGCACCTGGCTTTACCCCTTACCACATATACCCCGGCACTTCAGCTCAAATTGTTCATGCTCCgccagccaaaacaacctcataCCCTGCTCCGACATCTGCTCCTATTTTTGTACCCTTCCACAAGCTAACCTCcaccgatcctctagtgagcccGCATTCCCCGCTACAGATACCACTACTATGcaccggagcccaccttcaaagtccTAGATCCTTACTCTTGCAATCCCCaatttgagcctcatgttgaaactgaCAAACTACCCAAGAACGCAgagcaagaagagatgtttaggaaggtacagagtctggagcaatcattgagaaatatgcaagggttgggaAACCAAGTGAGTGTAGCCTATAATGATTTGTgtttgttccccgatgtccaattGCTTGccgggtttaagatgcccaagtttgacttgtatgacggGCATGGGGATCCTGTAGCTTATCTGAGAGGTTattgtagtaaaatgagaggcgccgggggaaaagatgaattactgatggcatacttcaccaaagtctgagtggggcagctttggaatagTACACCCGCCAGGacgccagcaggtggtacacctaggacgatatggctcaggcctttacccgacactttcagtacaatatagacattgttccAGACCGCCTATCTCTGACCAAGGTGGAAAAGAAacccagtgaaagctttagagaatatgggttccgatggagggagcaagctgcacgAGTCAATCCTCCGATGGAAGAGGACGAGATGGTTaaatactttcttcaagccctagagcccacttactatggccacttgatctcagccattggtaagtctttcaatgatgtagtgaagatgggagaaatggtggacgaGGGGCTCATGTCGAgtaagatcatgagctattctgctataaaagcaaccacccaggcaatCCACAGTGGTACCGGAAGTTTGCtaggcaagaagaagaaggaagatgtTGCTATGTTTGTCTGTGGATCATGGCATGGCCAGAGGGGTTCACCTCATCAGTACATCCATCCTCGACCCCGACCCCAAGCCTAcgcccaagctccatataatccacctcAACATTACCTTTCCCCGCAAAACCTCCAATACTTAGCCAGGCCATCCCAATACCTTGTTCACCAAGCACAATCATATGCTCAACCCTCTCCTTACCCCCAATGGCGTGCTCCAGCTCCGCAGAATATCTACCCAGCTCCATAAAATACCTATCTACCCCCGAAACCCTATCAAAACCCCACTGGTTCAAATTTTCGATCAAGGCCAAAGTATAGGAGAGAGAGGCAACAATGGAAACAAACTTTTACCCCGCTTGGAGAGTCCTATGCTAGTCTGTTTCAAAGGTTAAGGCAGTTGGACGTCTTGAGGTCGATTGagtcaaagataccaaatccCCCTCCAAAAAACCTCGATTATTCCCTAAGATGCGCCTATTGTTCTGATGCTccagggcatgacatagagaagtgttggcatttgaaacGGGCAATCCAGGAGCTCATTCATACAAACCAAATTGTAGTCCAAAGCCCAGATgcaccaaacatcaaccaaaaccctttgCCAGCCCATGCAGAGACgcacatgattgaaatagttcACAAGGACGGGGAGCCCAAAAAGTCTTCTAagtccgtcatgatgattcgggccgGTGAAAGCAATTTGGTTAAAGCTCCAGACTCTACCAAAGCAACACCCTTGACAGTTGAAGGGATGACAGAAAAGCCAAGCTCACTCAATTCGAAACCACCAGTGTTGGTCGTGAAAGGGCTGTCGAAAGATATCGGGGCAAGTCCGGAAAGTTCAAAAGTGGTAGTACCAAGGATTTCAAGTAAGCCTGTCATAGTTGTGAAGGAGGCTCCTACTACCCCTATCATCATTAAACTAGTAACCCAACTTCCAGTGGTGGATGCCAAGGCTGTTCCGTGGAATTATAAACAAGTGatagtgacatacaaaggaaaagaaatagaggAAGAAGTCAATAAAACTGGAGGATTGACTCATTCTTGGAGATGTTTCACCCCAGAAGAATTAAGGAAAGCCAAGCCATTCAAGGATAGCCAATGCCAGTAAAGAAATCGGTCACTGAGgagttcctgaaaaagatgaaagtgcaagattattccattatggagcagttaaggaaaacaccagcccagatttctcttttgtctttgttgatacattcagatgaacatTGCAGGGTCTTGATAaagattttgaatgaggcacatgttcctgataagatcacagTGAACCACCTGGAAAAGATAGCTGGCAGGATCTTCGAAGCAAATAGGATCACTTTATCGGACGATGAACTTcctatggagggtacagaacacaatcgagctctttatctcacggTGAAGTGTGAAGATTCTGTTGTCTCAAGGGTTTTGGTTGATAATGGCTCTAGTGCGAATATTTGTCCCCTGTCTACTCTGCAAAAACTGAAGAATGGCACCGAAAGAATCCACTTGAACAGTGTGTGTGTCCGAGGCTTTGATGGGGGAGGTAAAGATTCTGTTGGAGATATAATGCTCGAATTGTCAATAGGGCCTGttgagtttaccatggaattccaagtgttagaTGTGGCTATCtcctacaatctgttgttgggcaGGCCCTGGATACATGCTGCTAAGACAGTCCCGTCTTCTCtacaccaaatggtgaagtttgaatgggacatgcaggaaatagttgtgcacggtgatgAGGACTTGTCAGCCTGTAATGATACAATTGTTCCGTTCATCGAAGCTaaagatgataagggaccttgGGTCTATCAGACTTTTGAAACAGTGTCTGTtgagaaaattcctgaaggaaaATGCATTTTGGGTCCTAAGCTATTCTCCGCGTCCGTCATGGTTgcgaatgaaatgttgaagaatggttttgtgccgGGAAAGGGCTTGGGCTcatctctgcagggtattgtGCATCCAGTGCGCCCCAGTGGGAATCctggtacatttggtttgggattcatgccCATAGAGAAGGACGTGAAAAGGGTTTAAAATCTGAAACATAAGGTATGGTCGCTCCCCAAGCCCGTCCCACACATCtctaagtcttttgtcaagccaggggCCGAAAAGCCTCCAACCTCCTCAATCCCAAAACCCGTGGTCGATGTTgatgaagagctgatcaagaggttccaaaGTCTGTTCGAAGaagtcaatatggtagaagttggtgaAGGCTCTAGTAAAGCAAATGTGCAGCTCGTTGGCCCAaatgtgaagcttagcaattgggaagctactcatctccccaccaggaaggagttttggtagtttgctttgttttcctttctgttatctgggttattccagggttgtaatccatatTTTTagttttgcttgttttgatgttcaaacccttctatccttttattttcaatgaaatgcaattttccgtTTTCCGTTATTCTTAATagtgttttattttgttcttttttcttttgtacagttctttttatgctggttgcagtgacatgacatgcatgaagagttttcagccgagtgttaaaagccaatctaattctgaaataacaatccaagaagttgaatatgatgatgaaatagaatatgatgaagaaacaGCATTTGAGGAAACTAGTAAAGAGCTAAAACAATTTGAGGAAAAACCAAAGCCTAATTTGAGTAAGaccgaagcaatcaatttaggggaccaggatgatgttagggaaaccaagataagtgtgtaTTTAGAGCCGCAAGTTAAGGAGGCAATAATCAAAacattgtttgagtacaaagatgtctttgcatggtcatatgacgatatgccaggcctgagcactgatctggtagttcataaattgccaactgatccagcattccctcatgtcaagcaaaagttgtgaaagttcaagactgatatgcgtatgaagatcaaagaagaaatcacaaagcagcttactgcaaaggttattcgggtcacttgatatcccacttggttagacaatgttgtgccagtaccaaagaaggatggtaagaccagggtctgtgttgattaccgtgatcttaacaaagcaagcccaaaggatGATTTTTCATTGCCGATCATTCACattctgattgataattgtgccaagcatgagattgggacttttgtggactgttatgcgggatatcaccagatcttgatggatgaggaagatgcagaaaagacaacgttcatcacgccatggggaacatattgttatcgggtaatgctatttggtttgaagaatgctggggcaacttacatgagggcgatgcccaccatatttcatgacatgatacacagggagattgaggtttatgtagatgatgtgatcataaagtcaaagaagcagttGACCATGTTAAGGATTTGAGGatgtttttccaaagactccgcgggtataacctcaagctcaatccagcgaaatgtgcatttggtgtcccgtcGAGGAAGCTGTTGGGATTCGTGGTTAGTAGACGCGGCATTGAGTTATATCCatcgaagatcaaagccattcaagagttaccgctgccaaagaacaaaacagaggtgatgagtttcttggaaggttaaattacatcagcaggttcattgctcagctcacgacaacctgtgagcccatctttaatcTACTGAAGAAGAATGCTATGGTAAAGTGGACTGACaaatgtcaagaagcatttgataagattaagAGGTACCTGTCGAATCCatctgtgttggtcccaccagagcctagaagacctttaattctctatttgacagtcttggataattcttttggctgtgtattgggtcaacatgacatcacgggaaagaaggagcaagcaatctattatctcagaaagaagttcactccctatgaggttaagtacactctgcttgagaggacatgttgtgccctaacttgggtggcacaaaagttgaagcattatctgtcgtcctagactacttacctcatttcccgcatggatcctctaaagtatatctttcagaagcctatgcccacgggaagactGGCGAAGTAGCAGATTTTACTTACTGAGTTTGACATCATttatgtgactcggaccgcgatgaagGCCCAAGCCTTGGACGaccacttggccgagaatccggtggatgatgaatatgagccactgaagacttattttcctgatgaagaggtcatGTGTGTTGACGAGGTTGACCGagatgaaaagccaggttggaaactcttctttgatggggctgctaacatgaagggTGTCGGATTAGGGGCTGTACTCATAtctgaaacagggcaacactACCCTGTAACACCCCAGCTTCGATTtcattgcaccaacaatatggccgagtacgaagcatgcattctaggtttgaggttagctgtagacatgggAGTCCAAGAAATACTGGttctgggagattcagatttgttggttcatcagattcaaggagaatgggagactcgagatttgaagctcataccgtaccgatagtgtctgcatgatctttgtcaacggttcagGTCGGTTGAATTTAGACATATtcccaggattcataatgagattgctgATGCCTTAgccactctggcgtcaatgttacatcatccggacAAGGCTTATGTCGATCCTGTGCACATCTAAGTtcatgatcaacatgcttattgtaatgtggtggaagaggaaatcgatggcgaaccttggttccacgatgTCAAAGAATACATCAGGTCGGGGGTATATCCAGTACGTGCTACAggtgaccaaaagagaaccattcgacgtctggctagtggatttttcttgagtggaggaatcttgtacaagaggactccAGATTTAGGACTGttgaggtgcatagatgctaaagaagcttcaactatcatggccgaagtgcattctggagtttgcgggccgcatatgaacgagtatgtcttggcaaagaagatacttagagtaggttattattggctcaccatggaacgggACTGTATCAGTTTTATTCGCAAGTGTCATTAATGCCAGGTACATGGTGAGTTGATTCATTCTCCCCCATTTGAGttacacacaatgtctgcaccttgaccctttgttgcttggggcatggatgtcattggaccaattgagccggcagtgtcaaatgggcataggtttattctggtggccattgattactttaccaagtgggtcgaagctgtaactttcaagtTCGTGACTAAGAAggcggtggtggattttgttcattcaaatatcatttgtcggttcggaattcccaaggtgatcatcacagacaatgccgctaatctcaacagtcatttgatgaaagaagtatgccaacaattcaagatcatgcatcggaactccactccgtatcgccccaaggcaaatggagctgttgaggctgctaacaagaacataaagaagatacttcgtaagatggttcaaggttctagacagtggcatgaaaggttgccttttgccttactgggttatcgcactactgttcgcacttcagtaggtgcaactccttatttaccggtatatggaactgaggcagttatacctgcggaagttgagatTCTATCCCTTCGGATCGTTgcagaagctgaaattgatgatgatgagtgggtcaaaacccggctagagtagttgagtttgattgataaGAAAAGGTTAGCTGCAGTAtatcatggtcaattgtatcagaagagaatggcaagagcatacaacaaaaaagtgcgtccTCGGAAATTCGAAGTGGGCCAgatggtattgaaacgcatccttcctcatcaggctgaagctaaaggcaagttcgccccaaactagCAGGGGCCGTTCATAGTGACAAGAATGTTTCCCattggtgctttgtatttaacagacatagaagacAAATATGTAGATATGGCTATTAATTCTGATGTAGTTAAGAGGTACTatatatgatttctttgcttaccttcagttgtattttgtacttggcatgttcaaAGTTGAAATGACGAGGGCATTTTGTTCCGCTACCTAAACACTttcatcctttgttaccccttttgagctttatttttttttcgtacccttcttttggaatcagtaacagAATTAGAGAACGAAAAAATGAtgatgaatgaatgaatgaaaaataagaagaatgaaaaagaaaaaaagagaaaaaaaagagaaaagaaaaaaaaagaaaaagaaaaaaagaaaaaagaaaagaaaagcaacaaaaacaaataacttccttttgaactacgtttgacctgattcctcttaaggatacgtaggcagccttacggttcggtcccatcaaaataaaaataaaaattccccagacccaaagaaactggggcagaagttttggttttgaaaagatctgattccaaaagttgtaattttgacccCTTCATCTTAAGTTAGTTTGAGCCTTCATgtcaccctttctttctaaccctttCCAAAAgtctacattacggtccaaagaaagaccttccgatcaatctttgaggatgccaagtcaagcgagatagaggtatgatttacatcatgGGTAACACTTTGTTCACGGGCGcaagagagaaaatttaaaatgagagtcttattggtgaaaaccctcacgggcaccgtaaggcgatggtgagctgagagaaaatttaaaatgagagagtcttattggtgaaaaccttcgcgggcaccataagacgatgttgagttgagagatgaaaaaatgagagaggcttgttggtgaaaaccctttggggcgCTACAAGTCGAATGAGGCTCATGACTTTACAGAGAATTTGGATCAGTGAAAGCCcggttttgaagtatgaagacagGACATGAACTGAAAATATGATTGGTTGGACGGATTAGGCTGATCGAtctaaaatgcatgtcatgatcattggagctgGCTGCTTCCCTCAAATAAGTCTTCTTTTCTCATTCTTCTTCATATAGTCATCTGTGCtcaaaaattttcctttgttcctttttgtcAAAAATCATTTCACTTTGCTCTTTGAGTCTATCTTTATGGGTCTCTTTTGAGTCAGCCTTGTGAACAGGCAGGAACGGatttcaaagcctactaccagcttCTGAATTGCACAAAGCGGAGTCCGGCCAGGCACATCACAATTGACTTGATTTAGAATAGGCAGTATGGTGATAACTGAGGTTCAGGCAATcaagtgaatcttgaattttgagaaaatacaaggaTTCAACAACTTTCAAAATGAAAACACAATGCAACAAGCAAGCATGAGAGATTCAGGTTATGCAGAGGTTTTGTGGTCCAATTCCAATTAAAAGGTCAAACAACTCCTTGCTAGCCCGAAACAGCTAATCAGAATGAAGCATGGCGATGGCAGAAGCAGACGCTCAGCaatgatgccacaaactaaccaccacgttctcaaactaacaagattttattTGTCTGAAACAGGGGCAAGAGAATTTGTTAATCCACAGGGACCCTCCTACGAAGAAGGCGTGGTTCAGGGGCAAGAAATTCTGTTCAGAATCCTCCAAGAAGAGAGCATGGTTCAGGTAATTCATTTTcggcttttcaggaccctcctggataatgggatttaattttaaaagctctcaggaccctcctggataatgggatttaatttaaaattttcaggaccctcatggataatgggatttaatttaaaattttcaggaccctcctggataaggggatttagtttttaaattttcaagaccctcctggataatgagatttagttttaaattctcaggaccctcctggataatgggatttaatttaatagttttcaggaccctcctggataatgagatttaatttaatagttttcaggaccctcatggataatgggatttaatttaaaattttcaggaccctcctggatgatgggatttagtttttaagttttcaggaccctcctggataatgggatttagtttttaaattttcaagaccctcttggataatgggatttaatttaatagttttcaagaccctcatggataatgaggTTTAATTTAATAgttttttcaggaccctcctggataatgggatttaatttaaaattttcaggaccctcctggataatgagatttagtttttaaatttttagaactctcctggataatgagatttaatttttaaattttcaggaccctcctggataatgggatttagttttaaattgtcaggactctcctggacaatgagatttagtttttaaattttcaggacccttctggacaatgtgatttagtttttaaatttttaggaccctcctggataatgggatttagtttttaaattttcaggacccttctagataatgggatttagttttaaattctcaggaccctcctagacaataggatttagtttttaaattttcaggaccctcctagacaatgagatttagttttaaattctcaggaccttcctggataatggaatttagtttttaaattttcaggaccctcctggacaatgagatttagttttaaattctcaggaacctcctggataatgagatttaatttttaaattttcaggaccctcctggataatgggatttagttttaaattctcaggaccctcatggataatgagatttagtttttaaatattcaggaccctcctggataatgggatttagtttttaaattttcatgaccctcctggataatgaga harbors:
- the LOC142166300 gene encoding uncharacterized protein LOC142166300 — translated: MPVKKSVTEEFLKKMKVQDYSIMEQLRKTPAQISLLSLLIHSDEHCRVLIKILNEAHVPDKITVNHLEKIAGRIFEANRITLSDDELPMEGTEHNRALYLTVKCEDSVVSRVLVDNGSSANICPLSTLQKLKNGTERIHLNSVCVRGFDGGGKDSVGDIMLELSIGPVEFTMEFQVLDVAISYNLLLGRPWIHAAKTVPSSLHQMVKFEWDMQEIVVHGDEDLSACNDTIVPFIEAKDDKGPWVYQTFETVSVEKIPEGKCILGPKLFSASVMVANEMLKNGFVPGKGLGSSLQGIVHPVRPSGNPGTFGLGFMPIEKDVKRV